One genomic segment of Hemibagrus wyckioides isolate EC202008001 linkage group LG08, SWU_Hwy_1.0, whole genome shotgun sequence includes these proteins:
- the il12ba gene encoding interleukin 12Ba isoform X3: MIFLLIGVLAVLPHAAVGSIKVAESYWTLKANELVVDEDMDKYGTKVLVPLVCGEAFEGQKIIWKREGREELPFQGNRVFVMVEERQGGTYTCYSTEGNYLNHTLVLVQWRYRKIIKGTPERGYVHCSTNNYSGFFQCFWTWDESRSGKVALIKITRSHTAGNTSCNLDSNAGSITCQDHAFCPYAEEIDHINLTIYFRSNYVIETYYLQFRISDIVRPDMVRFKMKSNILELQYPKSWSTPFSYFPLRFQVKEIRCQKKRICDCSNQRSSNVDLTQEQQWPLKKGVTVCVRAQDGLANSSWGEWNQFKKEKHKRKKKKWHKESKSKMNGCGRSAIYPGDTM, translated from the exons ATGATTTTTCTTTTGATTGGAGTCCTGGCTGTTCTTCCACATGCTGCTGTAGGATCCATCAAAGTGGCAGAAAGTTATTGGACTCTTAAAGCAAATG AATTGGTGGTAGATGAAGATATGGATAAATATGGAACTAAGGTGCTGGTTCCACTAGTGTGTGGTGAGGCTTTTGAGGGACAGAAGATCATATGGAAGCGAGAGGGCAGAGAGGAGCTCCCATTTCAGGGAAACAGAGTTTTTGTGATGGTGGAGGAGAGACAGGGAGGCACCTACACCTGTTACAGCACAGAAGGCAACTACCTAAACCACACTCTTGTATTAGTGCAGTGGAGATACAGGAAGATAATTAAAGGCACACCCGAGAGAG GTTATGTCCACTGTTCAACAAACAACTACAGTGGCTTCTTTCAGTGCTTCTGGACCTGGGATGAATCAAGATCTGGAAAAGttgcattaattaaaataacacg ctctcacactgcaggaaacaCTAGCTGCAATCTGGATTCTAATGCAGGCAGCATCACATGCCAAGATCATGCATTCTGTCCCTATGCTGAGGAGATAGATCACATCAATTTGACCATTTATTTCCGAAGCAACTATGTCATTGAGACCTATTATCTGCAGTTTCGAATCTCAGATATAG TGAGGCCAGACATGGTTCGTTTCAAAATGAAGAGCAATATTCTGGAGCTTCAATACCCAAAGAGCTGGAGCACACCTTTTTCCTACTTTCCCCTTAGATTTCAGGTGAAAGAGATCCGATGCCAGAAGAAAAGGATTTGTGACTGCTCAAACCAAAGATCATCAAAT GTTGACCTGACACAAGAGCAGCAGTGGCCACTAAAAAAGGGCGTGACAGTTTGTGTAAGAGCACAGGATGGCCTGGCTAACTCCTCTTGGGGAGAATGGAACCAGTTCAA AAAAgagaaacacaaaagaaaaaagaaaaaatggcaTAAAGAAAGCAAAAGTAAAATGAATG GCTGTGGTAGATCTGCAATCTATCCTGGGGACACCATGTAG
- the il12ba gene encoding interleukin 12Ba isoform X1 translates to MIFLLIGVLAVLPHAAVGSIKVAESYWTLKANELVVDEDMDKYGTKVLVPLVCGEAFEGQKIIWKREGREELPFQGNRVFVMVEERQGGTYTCYSTEGNYLNHTLVLVQWRYRKIIKGTPERGYVHCSTNNYSGFFQCFWTWDESRSGKVALIKITRSHTAGNTSCNLDSNAGSITCQDHAFCPYAEEIDHINLTIYFRSNYVIETYYLQFRISDIVRPDMVRFKMKSNILELQYPKSWSTPFSYFPLRFQVKEIRCQKKRICDCSNQRSSNVDLTQEQQWPLKKGVTVCVRAQDGLANSSWGEWNQFKKEKHKRKKKKWHKESKSKMNDGRRQLKKCTATNLAVTWRNGWGHATEL, encoded by the exons ATGATTTTTCTTTTGATTGGAGTCCTGGCTGTTCTTCCACATGCTGCTGTAGGATCCATCAAAGTGGCAGAAAGTTATTGGACTCTTAAAGCAAATG AATTGGTGGTAGATGAAGATATGGATAAATATGGAACTAAGGTGCTGGTTCCACTAGTGTGTGGTGAGGCTTTTGAGGGACAGAAGATCATATGGAAGCGAGAGGGCAGAGAGGAGCTCCCATTTCAGGGAAACAGAGTTTTTGTGATGGTGGAGGAGAGACAGGGAGGCACCTACACCTGTTACAGCACAGAAGGCAACTACCTAAACCACACTCTTGTATTAGTGCAGTGGAGATACAGGAAGATAATTAAAGGCACACCCGAGAGAG GTTATGTCCACTGTTCAACAAACAACTACAGTGGCTTCTTTCAGTGCTTCTGGACCTGGGATGAATCAAGATCTGGAAAAGttgcattaattaaaataacacg ctctcacactgcaggaaacaCTAGCTGCAATCTGGATTCTAATGCAGGCAGCATCACATGCCAAGATCATGCATTCTGTCCCTATGCTGAGGAGATAGATCACATCAATTTGACCATTTATTTCCGAAGCAACTATGTCATTGAGACCTATTATCTGCAGTTTCGAATCTCAGATATAG TGAGGCCAGACATGGTTCGTTTCAAAATGAAGAGCAATATTCTGGAGCTTCAATACCCAAAGAGCTGGAGCACACCTTTTTCCTACTTTCCCCTTAGATTTCAGGTGAAAGAGATCCGATGCCAGAAGAAAAGGATTTGTGACTGCTCAAACCAAAGATCATCAAAT GTTGACCTGACACAAGAGCAGCAGTGGCCACTAAAAAAGGGCGTGACAGTTTGTGTAAGAGCACAGGATGGCCTGGCTAACTCCTCTTGGGGAGAATGGAACCAGTTCAA AAAAgagaaacacaaaagaaaaaagaaaaaatggcaTAAAGAAAGCAAAAGTAAAATGAATG ATGGCAGAAGACAGCTCAAGAAATGCACTGCCACAAATCTTGCTGTAACATGGAGAAATGGATGGGGCCATGCTACAGAACTCTAA
- the il12ba gene encoding interleukin 12Ba isoform X2, whose amino-acid sequence MIFLLIGVLAVLPHAAVGSIKVAESYWTLKANELVVDEDMDKYGTKVLVPLVCGEAFEGQKIIWKREGREELPFQGNRVFVMVEERQGGTYTCYSTEGNYLNHTLVLVQWRYRKIIKGTPERGYVHCSTNNYSGFFQCFWTWDESRSGKVALIKITRSHTAGNTSCNLDSNAGSITCQDHAFCPYAEEIDHINLTIYFRSNYVIETYYLQFRISDIVRPDMVRFKMKSNILELQYPKSWSTPFSYFPLRFQVKEIRCQKKRICDCSNQRSSNVDLTQEQQWPLKKGVTVCVRAQDGLANSSWGEWNQFKWQKTAQEMHCHKSCCNMEKWMGPCYRTLISDKRSIY is encoded by the exons ATGATTTTTCTTTTGATTGGAGTCCTGGCTGTTCTTCCACATGCTGCTGTAGGATCCATCAAAGTGGCAGAAAGTTATTGGACTCTTAAAGCAAATG AATTGGTGGTAGATGAAGATATGGATAAATATGGAACTAAGGTGCTGGTTCCACTAGTGTGTGGTGAGGCTTTTGAGGGACAGAAGATCATATGGAAGCGAGAGGGCAGAGAGGAGCTCCCATTTCAGGGAAACAGAGTTTTTGTGATGGTGGAGGAGAGACAGGGAGGCACCTACACCTGTTACAGCACAGAAGGCAACTACCTAAACCACACTCTTGTATTAGTGCAGTGGAGATACAGGAAGATAATTAAAGGCACACCCGAGAGAG GTTATGTCCACTGTTCAACAAACAACTACAGTGGCTTCTTTCAGTGCTTCTGGACCTGGGATGAATCAAGATCTGGAAAAGttgcattaattaaaataacacg ctctcacactgcaggaaacaCTAGCTGCAATCTGGATTCTAATGCAGGCAGCATCACATGCCAAGATCATGCATTCTGTCCCTATGCTGAGGAGATAGATCACATCAATTTGACCATTTATTTCCGAAGCAACTATGTCATTGAGACCTATTATCTGCAGTTTCGAATCTCAGATATAG TGAGGCCAGACATGGTTCGTTTCAAAATGAAGAGCAATATTCTGGAGCTTCAATACCCAAAGAGCTGGAGCACACCTTTTTCCTACTTTCCCCTTAGATTTCAGGTGAAAGAGATCCGATGCCAGAAGAAAAGGATTTGTGACTGCTCAAACCAAAGATCATCAAAT GTTGACCTGACACAAGAGCAGCAGTGGCCACTAAAAAAGGGCGTGACAGTTTGTGTAAGAGCACAGGATGGCCTGGCTAACTCCTCTTGGGGAGAATGGAACCAGTTCAA ATGGCAGAAGACAGCTCAAGAAATGCACTGCCACAAATCTTGCTGTAACATGGAGAAATGGATGGGGCCATGCTACAGAACTCTAATCTCTGACAAAAGAAGCatctattaa